The sequence TGGCCTAAATCAATAAAATGTTTTGCTTTCGCCAGCGACGCCTGCCATGAATCTTCCTCAACGGTGGCGAGCGTCTCCTCCAGCCCCTGCTCGGCTGCTTTCTTGGGGTCGTCCACCATTGAAACCAGCCAGCCGCCTTGCCCCCCTAAATTGACCAGTGATTGGTAGTACTCCCGGTAATCATCGACGCTCAGTCGCAAGGGCCCGCGGCTAAATACCAGATCCAGAATAAAGTCAGCCCCCTCAACCCGGCCATTTTGCTCAAGCGAGAAATACGTGGCCTTAACCGATTCTGCAGTCTGCACCAGGAGGGGTGTACTTGTGGCGCCGCCTTTAAATACCACCTGCTGCTCCATCCGAATGGACAGGGGATCGTAGTAGGTATTCACCCTTGTAGCAGGAACCTGTAACATGGATAAATCGCCGGCCAGGCTGTATATCTGGCGAAAACTCGCGCCGTAGGTCAAGGGTGTATCGGTCGCGGAATTTTTATTGAAATTAAATTGGGCGCGAATCTCCAATGGGTTCCAGAGTGATTCCGCATTGTGGACGCTTGCGTTTAATGTGTATTCGCTTGAATTATTGAATATACCCTGCATTAATCTTTGCAAAGAGGATTCGCGATTGGCATCGTGTTGCCACCAACTTCGCAATACCTGCTCGTAGGCCCCCTGAGGGAGATAGCGTGCTTCGACGAGCGAGCCCTCAGGCGATTCGCTGTAAATTAACTCCAGGCGTGCAAGGTTTGGTGCAAGCTCCGCGTCTATCGCAGTAACAATTCCGTTACCACTGTCGATGATTAACGCAGGTTGGCCGATCATCTGGTTTGCCATGCCCGGGAACAACGTACGGTCACCGGTGGTATCGAGCCAGAGGGCTTTGCCATCCGTGGCGGGCGGCACCCATACGATCATGTGATCGAAAATAAGGCGGGCGAGATCCATTCTGGACGTGCCCGCGCGAGGCGTTTCCACCACCGCAACATGGGACTTCACCCCCAACGCTTTAAGCAGTGCAACCGTCAACACCGCCTGATCTTTGCAGTCGCCGTAACCCGCAAGTAATGTTTCATCCGGGTAATGCGGCTCGTAACCGCCCCGCCCCAGATGCGCAAACACATAGCGCACCTTCGTGTTTACATACTGGTACACCGCTTTTATTTTCTGCTCACGCGTCGCGTCTGCCGGTAACGCCATCTCCGCAATCGCGCTAGCGATAGCCGCTGTGCTGCCTAGCTTTGAACCGACTTTCCCCCAAGTCCACCGATTGATCAGCCCCCAATCGCGACTGGTGCTGACTTTAATACTCGGCATCACCTCGTATCCAGGCAGCATTGCCGATTCCAACTCCACGGCTGCCACTTTGTTCCAGCGCCAACGACGAATCGTGCTGCCGTCTCCGGATTTGATCACAGGCTTTTTGCGATATTGACCGCTTACCTCAATTTCCAGAGGCAGGTCTACCGGGGTTTCGAGTTGATAGACAAACTGCGCAACGCTATCGGCACGCCAGCCATCTTTGGCAATCCGCTGCTGAAACCAAAACGGGCTGGCACCATCAAATTCAACGGTTTCAATCGCTCGCTTCAACGTGGTTGCGGTGTACTGAAATTCAATGATCGAACCTGGCACCACATCGGGAAGGGAAAACACAATCTCACTTTGGTCATCGTAAAAATCCTGCCCACCACCGGTGGTTCGTACCTGAATGGCCTCTTGCGAAACAGGTTTCAAAACCCCCTGCGCGGTTAATACGTTGGCGAAATCCAAAGCGGCTGAACTATAAAAATGGTTGTACGGTATGGCGATTCGGCCATAGTCTCGCGCGGAATCTGTAT comes from Teredinibacter turnerae and encodes:
- a CDS encoding DUF3857 domain-containing transglutaminase family protein, translated to MSFVSRLLSCSAFILSLSICLHAQAAERLGPPLQEQRGMQFAQQGAEALYSIKHATLDSDHRWTRTHYISIRINDTDSARDYGRIAIPYNHFYSSAALDFANVLTAQGVLKPVSQEAIQVRTTGGGQDFYDDQSEIVFSLPDVVPGSIIEFQYTATTLKRAIETVEFDGASPFWFQQRIAKDGWRADSVAQFVYQLETPVDLPLEIEVSGQYRKKPVIKSGDGSTIRRWRWNKVAAVELESAMLPGYEVMPSIKVSTSRDWGLINRWTWGKVGSKLGSTAAIASAIAEMALPADATREQKIKAVYQYVNTKVRYVFAHLGRGGYEPHYPDETLLAGYGDCKDQAVLTVALLKALGVKSHVAVVETPRAGTSRMDLARLIFDHMIVWVPPATDGKALWLDTTGDRTLFPGMANQMIGQPALIIDSGNGIVTAIDAELAPNLARLELIYSESPEGSLVEARYLPQGAYEQVLRSWWQHDANRESSLQRLMQGIFNNSSEYTLNASVHNAESLWNPLEIRAQFNFNKNSATDTPLTYGASFRQIYSLAGDLSMLQVPATRVNTYYDPLSIRMEQQVVFKGGATSTPLLVQTAESVKATYFSLEQNGRVEGADFILDLVFSRGPLRLSVDDYREYYQSLVNLGGQGGWLVSMVDDPKKAAEQGLEETLATVEEDSWQASLAKAKHFIDLGQFEDALPPAQAAVELAPENGEAWFVLGTVQGFNTDIEASNASFVKAKQLGYQP